A window of the Candidatus Methanoperedens sp. genome harbors these coding sequences:
- the fdhD gene encoding formate dehydrogenase accessory sulfurtransferase FdhD, which translates to MYTKNYPALDLKCGVQHEKIHTVAIESTIEIFINKIPIASILATPEMIKELAIGYLICEGLVKDPDSIKDFKMDGNRIYAAIEENEHIEIWRELRSSGCVGVRWEENENISVNSDAKFSMDIIGKSLRFLESDIYRETRGTHAACLMNARGECVAKAIDVGRHNAFDKVVGYAYMNGIDVREHFIISTGRQSAGMILKAARAGIPLVATKTAPLNSGIDAALQTGVCLVCFVSNDKMSVFSHYGRLLFHL; encoded by the coding sequence ATGTATACGAAAAATTATCCTGCACTTGATCTGAAATGCGGTGTACAGCATGAAAAAATCCATACAGTAGCTATAGAGAGTACGATTGAGATTTTCATAAATAAAATTCCGATCGCCTCAATACTTGCTACACCTGAAATGATAAAAGAGCTTGCTATCGGGTATCTTATATGCGAAGGACTTGTAAAAGATCCGGATAGCATAAAAGATTTTAAAATGGACGGGAACAGGATATATGCCGCAATAGAAGAGAACGAGCATATTGAAATCTGGCGTGAATTAAGGTCATCGGGCTGCGTTGGTGTACGATGGGAAGAAAATGAAAATATCTCCGTTAATTCCGATGCAAAATTCAGCATGGATATAATTGGGAAAAGTCTCAGATTCCTGGAATCTGATATATACAGGGAAACGCGGGGGACACATGCAGCCTGCCTTATGAATGCCAGGGGTGAATGCGTGGCAAAAGCGATAGATGTGGGAAGACATAACGCTTTTGACAAGGTCGTAGGATATGCATATATGAATGGGATTGATGTAAGGGAGCATTTCATCATATCAACCGGACGCCAGTCTGCAGGAATGATATTAAAAGCCGCAAGGGCCGGGATTCCCCTTGTTGCCACAAAAACCGCACCGCTTAATTCAGGCATTGATGCTGCCCTTCAGACCGGTGTTTGCCTTGTTTGTTTTGTTTCGAATGATAAAATGTCAGTTTTTTCACACTATGGGAGGCTTTTATTCCACCTGTAA
- a CDS encoding molybdenum cofactor guanylyltransferase, with amino-acid sequence MNMAYSAIILAGGKGKRMGYREKALMAINGKPLISYVIESLEKAVDSIIISVRDKAQGKMLDSVLPGYTYAFDEYENTGPLAGILSGLTICKDEFCFIAACDMPFINENVIKLLFKSCENHDAAIPRWEDGFLEPLHSVYKCKPMIFETNKAIRKGEKIVLAPIRKLKVNYVEMEDIRKIDTNLRTFININTPEEMDIIKNLSS; translated from the coding sequence ATGAATATGGCATATTCTGCAATTATCCTTGCCGGAGGAAAAGGAAAACGTATGGGTTACCGGGAAAAGGCTCTTATGGCCATTAATGGTAAACCCCTTATCAGCTATGTTATCGAGAGCCTTGAAAAGGCTGTTGACAGCATTATAATTTCCGTTCGTGATAAAGCACAGGGAAAAATGCTGGATTCAGTGTTGCCAGGATACACTTACGCATTTGATGAATATGAAAACACAGGTCCTCTTGCGGGAATACTTTCAGGGCTTACGATTTGCAAAGATGAATTTTGTTTTATCGCTGCATGCGACATGCCTTTTATAAATGAAAATGTAATAAAGCTGCTTTTTAAGTCCTGTGAGAATCACGATGCAGCCATCCCGCGCTGGGAAGATGGTTTTCTTGAACCCCTGCATTCTGTCTATAAATGCAAACCCATGATATTTGAGACAAATAAAGCTATCAGGAAGGGAGAGAAAATAGTTCTTGCTCCGATTCGAAAATTAAAGGTCAATTATGTGGAAATGGAAGATATCAGGAAAATCGACACGAATTTAAGAACATTTATCAATATCAATACCCCAGAAGAGATGGATATAATTAAAAATTTATCCTCTTAA
- a CDS encoding HlyC/CorC family transporter, translated as MDFPLAIEIFIISILVVLSAFFSGSETALISINKIRIRHLADTGNKNATVILELLENPEQFLTAILIGNNIVNISASVLAADAALHTFGNSGIAIATAVMTMFILVFGEVFPKTLASRHPESIALHVAKPIRTVIFILSPLVWVLTESINFLIVRFGGKERVQHPFVTEEKIKMMLRVGEKEGTIEKHEREIIHNVFELSDTKATGVMTPLEKIVCIEESNTLDTALALINESGHSRIPVYKETLDNITGMVYAKDFLKFNDHELSWIKIRQVLRPTLVVRGGRKIYPIMKELQQKKMNISVVVDDNGRVIGLVSIEDILEELVGEIFDEYDVETGKGL; from the coding sequence ATGGATTTCCCGTTAGCAATTGAAATTTTTATTATATCGATATTGGTTGTACTATCTGCTTTTTTTTCCGGTTCAGAGACAGCACTTATCTCAATAAATAAAATACGGATCAGGCATCTTGCAGATACGGGGAATAAAAATGCAACAGTAATATTAGAATTGCTTGAAAATCCTGAACAGTTCCTTACCGCGATCCTGATCGGCAACAATATCGTCAACATCAGCGCTTCAGTGCTGGCAGCAGACGCAGCGCTTCATACCTTTGGAAACAGTGGTATCGCAATAGCTACAGCAGTCATGACTATGTTCATTCTTGTTTTCGGGGAAGTTTTTCCTAAAACTCTTGCTTCAAGACATCCCGAATCGATAGCATTGCATGTAGCAAAACCCATACGAACGGTGATATTTATCTTAAGCCCGCTTGTCTGGGTTTTAACCGAATCCATAAACTTCCTGATCGTACGCTTTGGCGGAAAGGAACGTGTGCAGCATCCCTTCGTCACAGAAGAAAAAATTAAAATGATGCTAAGAGTCGGGGAAAAGGAAGGGACGATCGAAAAACACGAAAGGGAGATAATACACAATGTTTTTGAATTATCTGACACAAAAGCAACAGGAGTGATGACTCCGCTTGAAAAAATAGTGTGCATTGAGGAATCAAATACCCTCGATACTGCGCTTGCTTTAATTAATGAATCCGGCCATTCAAGGATACCTGTTTATAAAGAAACGCTTGATAATATCACAGGGATGGTTTATGCAAAAGATTTCCTGAAGTTCAATGATCATGAGCTGAGCTGGATAAAAATTCGTCAGGTTTTGCGCCCGACCCTGGTCGTAAGAGGCGGGCGCAAAATTTATCCGATCATGAAAGAACTTCAGCAAAAGAAAATGAATATTTCAGTAGTAGTGGACGATAATGGGAGGGTTATCGGATTAGTATCCATTGAAGATATACTGGAAGAACTTGTTGGAGAAATTTTCGATGAGTATGACGTTGAAACGGGGAAAGGTTTATGA
- a CDS encoding glutamyl-tRNA reductase, with the protein MTEISSMLITHTKATIVEMESAWHGGIDQLLVHLKSHELVEECAVLKTCNRVEVYVVSPKGSKVLFEFAKHMKVSSRIIDFLDHEESLRHLLRLTSGLESMIVGEDQILGQVKELFQMAKKAGAVGKVLDTAFNKSIQVGKRTRNETGINKGSVSIGSAAVELAEKELGGLDGKTVMVIGAGEMGTLVAKALANKDIKVIYVANRTFDKAKALACELQGEAVPYEEMEEYIPRSDVVISATKAPHFVLTQEIMSRLLEKRKKSIMLVDIGNPRNIESSSGDLPGVSLYNIDSLRSISDANLDKRRAEAKKAELIIEEELALLKRQYKRQMADSIISALYSKVEKIREQEREAAINKLKSRHTIGDIEREVLDDMTNSFAKQILAEPTKILRNAAEHDDERFLDTVSELFKLNGKKVK; encoded by the coding sequence ATGACCGAAATATCAAGCATGCTTATCACTCATACCAAAGCGACCATTGTGGAAATGGAAAGCGCATGGCATGGAGGCATAGACCAGCTTCTGGTACATCTTAAATCACATGAACTTGTAGAGGAATGCGCCGTACTTAAAACCTGTAACCGTGTCGAAGTTTATGTTGTTTCGCCAAAAGGAAGCAAAGTACTTTTTGAATTTGCAAAACACATGAAAGTTTCTTCAAGGATCATTGATTTCCTAGACCATGAAGAATCACTCCGGCATCTTTTGCGCCTGACTTCAGGTCTTGAATCGATGATCGTGGGTGAAGACCAGATCCTCGGGCAGGTAAAAGAATTGTTCCAGATGGCAAAGAAGGCAGGGGCCGTTGGAAAGGTCCTTGATACTGCGTTCAATAAGTCGATACAGGTTGGAAAGCGTACCCGGAATGAGACCGGGATAAACAAAGGTTCGGTATCTATTGGTTCGGCAGCAGTGGAACTGGCTGAAAAGGAGTTAGGCGGGCTTGACGGAAAAACAGTAATGGTAATAGGTGCAGGAGAGATGGGAACACTTGTTGCAAAAGCGCTTGCTAATAAGGATATTAAGGTTATTTACGTGGCTAACAGGACATTTGATAAAGCAAAGGCCCTGGCGTGTGAATTACAGGGTGAAGCCGTGCCGTATGAGGAAATGGAAGAATATATTCCCAGATCCGATGTTGTAATAAGCGCTACGAAGGCACCTCATTTTGTTTTAACACAGGAAATAATGTCAAGACTACTGGAAAAACGAAAAAAGAGTATCATGCTGGTAGACATTGGCAACCCCAGGAATATCGAAAGCAGTTCAGGCGACCTGCCGGGTGTGAGCCTTTATAATATCGACAGTTTAAGAAGCATCAGCGACGCAAACCTTGATAAACGAAGGGCTGAAGCAAAAAAAGCTGAGCTCATTATTGAAGAAGAACTTGCTCTTCTTAAACGACAGTATAAGCGTCAGATGGCGGACAGCATCATTTCGGCACTTTATTCTAAAGTTGAAAAAATTCGGGAACAAGAGCGGGAAGCTGCAATAAATAAACTTAAGTCAAGACATACGATCGGGGATATAGAGCGTGAAGTCCTGGATGATATGACAAATTCTTTTGCCAAACAGATCCTTGCAGAACCAACAAAGATCCTCAGGAATGCAGCGGAACATGACGATGAAAGATTTTTGGATACGGTTTCAGAGTTATTTAAATTAAATGGAAAAAAGGTCAAATAA
- a CDS encoding Lrp/AsnC family transcriptional regulator, giving the protein MDKIDLKLLKTIQDGIPIVSEPFKHIAKEVGLSETDVIERVHNMTKEGVIRRFGASIGHRAIGITANAMCTWNVPDEKVEELGAIMAGFPEVTHCYERPRYSDWKYNLFTMVHAYSREECEKIAKEISLATGIKDYSILFSEREFKKTGVRL; this is encoded by the coding sequence ATGGACAAAATTGATTTGAAATTATTAAAAACGATCCAGGATGGAATTCCAATTGTATCCGAACCCTTCAAGCATATTGCAAAAGAAGTCGGGCTTTCTGAAACAGATGTTATTGAGCGTGTACACAACATGACAAAAGAAGGTGTCATAAGACGTTTTGGCGCTTCGATCGGACACAGGGCAATAGGAATAACGGCTAATGCCATGTGCACCTGGAATGTTCCTGATGAAAAAGTGGAAGAACTTGGAGCCATAATGGCAGGCTTTCCGGAAGTTACACATTGTTATGAAAGACCCAGATATTCAGATTGGAAATATAACCTTTTTACCATGGTACATGCATACTCGCGCGAGGAATGTGAAAAAATAGCAAAAGAGATCTCTCTTGCTACGGGCATAAAGGATTACAGCATACTTTTCAGCGAAAGGGAGTTCAAAAAAACAGGCGTGAGGCTATGA
- a CDS encoding JAB domain-containing protein — MQEYKIRIHDLPKDERPRERLIKNGASALSDSELLAIILRTGSKQENVINLSQRILKEYNIKQLSQINLKQLMKVHGIKESKAAQIAACFEIARRLESFKDEDKQKINSPEDVYRRIYPKIREQKKELFIEICLDTKNQIIKEETISIGSLNANIVHPREVFKLALAESAAHIIVVHNHPSGDPTPSREDIEITKKLVETGNIMGITLLDHVIIGDGRHFSMKEAGHI, encoded by the coding sequence ATGCAGGAATACAAAATAAGGATCCATGATCTGCCAAAGGACGAAAGACCACGCGAGCGGCTCATAAAGAATGGCGCTTCGGCATTGAGTGATTCGGAACTTCTTGCAATAATATTGAGGACAGGTTCAAAGCAGGAAAACGTCATAAACCTATCCCAGAGAATTTTAAAGGAATATAACATTAAACAGCTCTCACAGATCAATTTAAAGCAATTGATGAAAGTCCATGGGATCAAGGAAAGTAAGGCTGCACAGATCGCAGCCTGTTTTGAGATCGCTCGGCGCCTGGAATCTTTCAAAGATGAGGACAAGCAAAAGATCAACTCCCCTGAAGATGTTTACAGGCGGATATATCCAAAAATAAGGGAGCAAAAAAAGGAACTTTTCATCGAAATTTGTCTTGATACAAAGAACCAGATCATCAAAGAGGAGACTATTTCGATAGGTTCTTTAAATGCCAATATCGTTCATCCAAGAGAGGTTTTCAAGCTTGCACTGGCAGAATCCGCAGCGCATATAATTGTGGTTCATAATCATCCGTCCGGGGATCCGACGCCAAGCCGGGAGGACATTGAAATTACAAAGAAACTCGTTGAGACCGGGAATATAATGGGGATCACTCTTCTTGACCATGTGATAATCGGGGATGGAAGGCATTTCAGCATGAAAGAAGCCGGGCATATATAG
- a CDS encoding fructose-bisphosphate aldolase (catalyzes the reversible formation of fructose 1,6-bisphosphate from glycerone phosphate and D-glyceraldehyde 3-phosphate) produces MSEIGKKIRLERIMDRESRNMVIIPMDHGISMGPITGIVNLAEMVNKVADGGANAVLLQKGMAKHGHRGYGRDIGLIIHMSASTALGPDPNDKVQVCTVEEAIKMGADAVSVHINIGSETEADQLQKLGSVSEQCDAWGMPLIAMMYPRGKGIKNSNDPELVAHVARAGAELGADIIKTNYTGDVDTFRAVVEGCPAPVVMAGGPKTNTDEEFLEMVRGAIDAGGRGVAIGRNVFQHENPTTMTRALTLVVHKGLSVEDAMEAVR; encoded by the coding sequence ATGTCAGAAATTGGTAAGAAAATAAGACTTGAACGCATCATGGACAGGGAAAGCAGGAACATGGTAATAATTCCTATGGACCATGGGATTTCCATGGGACCGATAACCGGAATTGTAAATCTTGCGGAAATGGTGAACAAAGTTGCAGACGGGGGTGCAAACGCGGTCCTTTTACAAAAAGGGATGGCAAAACACGGCCACCGCGGCTACGGACGGGATATCGGCCTGATCATTCATATGAGCGCATCCACGGCGCTTGGGCCTGACCCCAATGACAAGGTACAGGTGTGCACAGTAGAAGAAGCGATCAAAATGGGAGCAGATGCGGTAAGCGTTCATATTAACATTGGTTCTGAAACAGAAGCCGACCAGCTGCAAAAACTTGGCTCGGTCTCAGAGCAGTGCGATGCCTGGGGGATGCCCCTGATAGCGATGATGTATCCGCGCGGAAAAGGCATAAAGAACTCAAATGACCCTGAACTTGTTGCCCATGTGGCAAGAGCTGGCGCTGAATTGGGTGCGGATATCATAAAAACAAATTATACAGGCGATGTTGACACGTTCAGGGCTGTAGTGGAAGGTTGTCCTGCGCCGGTCGTTATGGCAGGAGGCCCGAAGACCAATACTGATGAGGAGTTCCTCGAAATGGTCCGCGGAGCAATTGATGCAGGCGGGCGCGGTGTTGCGATAGGACGTAATGTATTCCAGCACGAAAATCCAACAACAATGACCCGTGCACTGACACTTGTGGTTCATAAAGGCCTGAGTGTGGAAGATGCCATGGAGGCTGTGCGGTGA
- a CDS encoding coiled-coil protein has protein sequence MLNELQGRKGDLKDKSEEYKEKRNEFNLEASKCAAKRNDLNKRTKELIEEAQQLKKLRDENNEQVAQSKLKRDELNDQANKIYAEIDKIRKGLNLGDGPSLKELKKQIDGLEFRQQTEVMTPAKERELVDSITKLTDELKHKKQQLEGNTELKTLLEQAQALRDEALVHHNKVKEFADAAQQYHDKMIVIFKEADTIRAESDAAHKEFVKAQEAADEQHRLFIQTQKEIREINKVIIGLKRKTKEGKDESIREQAKKEAEEVYAQFKLGEKLNTEDLMLLQRSGLL, from the coding sequence TTGCTAAATGAATTACAGGGTAGAAAAGGTGACTTAAAAGACAAGTCGGAAGAGTATAAGGAAAAAAGAAATGAATTCAATCTTGAAGCGAGTAAATGTGCTGCGAAAAGGAATGATTTAAACAAACGCACAAAAGAGCTTATTGAAGAGGCACAACAACTTAAAAAGTTGCGTGATGAGAATAACGAACAGGTTGCCCAATCCAAACTCAAGCGCGACGAATTAAATGATCAAGCTAATAAAATTTACGCGGAAATCGATAAGATCCGCAAAGGCCTCAATCTCGGTGACGGCCCTTCACTTAAAGAATTAAAAAAACAGATCGACGGGCTGGAATTCAGGCAGCAGACCGAGGTAATGACACCTGCAAAGGAACGGGAACTTGTTGATAGTATAACAAAACTGACAGATGAGCTCAAGCACAAAAAACAGCAGCTTGAAGGCAATACCGAATTAAAGACCTTACTTGAACAGGCCCAGGCTCTTCGCGATGAAGCATTGGTGCATCATAACAAAGTCAAGGAATTTGCTGATGCAGCACAGCAGTATCATGATAAGATGATCGTGATATTCAAGGAAGCTGATACAATAAGAGCAGAATCTGATGCCGCACATAAGGAATTTGTGAAAGCCCAGGAAGCTGCTGATGAACAGCACAGGTTGTTCATCCAGACCCAGAAAGAAATCCGGGAGATCAATAAAGTGATCATCGGATTAAAGAGGAAGACAAAAGAAGGTAAGGACGAATCCATACGAGAGCAGGCCAAGAAGGAAGCTGAAGAGGTATATGCCCAGTTCAAACTTGGTGAGAAACTGAATACCGAGGATTTGATGCTACTGCAAAGATCGGGACTCCTGTAG
- a CDS encoding 3-dehydroquinate synthase II has protein sequence MKKAKSVWIKADASSWEENKPRITTGLESGADAVFLNADDISKVRELGNIKIAAPSEEADIVIVGKGSEGDGTTKLPSDYADSGDIAQAQHLTREGKTVAGYVVIKNKKYEQFAVELGKSCDYLVVIGTDWKVIPLENLIAGLQKLDVEIIAGVQNAEEAKLALETLEHGSDGVLLDTDNLSEIKKVTAVRDRSGMENIPLVKATVTRVKPVGMGDRVCVDTASLMVPGEGMLIGSQSNGLFLVHSESEESPYVAARPFRVNAGAVHAYIRVGEKTRYLSELASGDEVLIVDSKGETRPAVVGRVKIERRPLMLVEAEVEGTRIKTLLQNAETIKLVGSDGKPVPVTALKEGDEVMVYFEATARHFGIKIEETIIEK, from the coding sequence GTGAAAAAAGCCAAATCAGTGTGGATAAAAGCAGACGCAAGTTCCTGGGAAGAGAATAAGCCTCGCATCACCACTGGCCTTGAATCCGGGGCTGACGCTGTATTTTTGAATGCAGACGATATTTCGAAAGTCCGGGAACTGGGAAATATCAAGATCGCTGCGCCGTCTGAAGAGGCCGACATAGTGATCGTTGGTAAAGGGAGCGAAGGTGATGGAACAACCAAACTTCCCTCAGACTATGCAGATTCCGGGGATATTGCACAGGCTCAGCATTTAACGAGAGAAGGCAAAACAGTGGCAGGTTACGTGGTAATCAAGAACAAGAAATATGAGCAATTCGCGGTCGAGCTTGGGAAATCATGTGATTACCTTGTTGTGATCGGAACGGACTGGAAAGTCATTCCTCTTGAGAACCTGATCGCTGGTTTGCAGAAACTTGATGTTGAGATAATAGCAGGCGTACAGAATGCAGAAGAAGCAAAACTTGCCCTTGAAACGCTTGAACATGGCTCGGATGGAGTGCTTCTTGATACTGATAATCTTTCCGAGATAAAGAAAGTTACAGCTGTCAGGGACAGGTCGGGAATGGAAAATATCCCCCTGGTTAAAGCCACTGTGACCAGAGTGAAACCCGTCGGAATGGGTGACAGGGTATGCGTGGATACCGCCTCCCTGATGGTACCTGGTGAAGGAATGCTCATTGGTTCGCAAAGCAACGGATTATTTCTTGTGCATTCGGAATCCGAGGAAAGCCCGTATGTAGCAGCGCGCCCGTTCAGGGTCAATGCAGGTGCTGTGCATGCTTATATCAGGGTTGGAGAAAAGACTCGCTACCTCTCGGAGCTTGCATCGGGTGATGAGGTCCTGATAGTGGATTCGAAGGGCGAAACACGTCCTGCTGTCGTGGGAAGGGTCAAGATAGAGCGCCGCCCGCTGATGCTTGTGGAAGCAGAGGTTGAAGGGACAAGGATTAAGACGCTGCTTCAGAATGCTGAGACCATAAAGCTTGTAGGAAGCGATGGGAAACCCGTTCCCGTGACCGCGCTTAAAGAAGGCGATGAGGTTATGGTTTATTTTGAGGCGACAGCGAGGCATTTCGGGATAAAGATAGAGGAAACGATTATTGAGAAGTGA
- a CDS encoding phosphatase PAP2 family protein encodes MDSGPVQFLFNENINIFFRDIGTPLLDILFKIITNAGSETVYIFLASLIFWCLNKKTGIRAMYLIMFSAYTALIAKSLFSMPRPPDYLHKVTENNFGFPSGHAQVSSGFWGYLGIRSKKKRIIMVGAVMVILVSLSRLYLGVHYPGDVTGGIIFGLMVAFISHKGEPKMLKIINEQSLNSKYLIALFLPLILILAASLQGSLLEQQIELGLVMASIGVGYLLEEEKIGFKDAKNKEQKVRRASIGILFLGSIYLISWILSLTFPVFAYVKYVALGFSSVFFVPWVFVKMEEQKRLFYR; translated from the coding sequence ATGGATTCAGGCCCTGTCCAATTCCTTTTCAACGAAAATATCAATATATTTTTTCGCGATATTGGCACTCCTTTACTGGATATATTATTCAAGATTATAACTAATGCAGGCAGTGAGACTGTATATATATTTCTTGCATCGCTCATCTTCTGGTGCCTTAACAAAAAAACAGGCATCAGGGCAATGTATTTAATTATGTTTTCTGCATACACGGCGCTAATTGCCAAGAGCCTGTTCAGTATGCCAAGACCTCCTGACTACCTTCATAAAGTTACAGAAAATAATTTTGGATTCCCCAGCGGTCATGCGCAGGTTTCATCGGGTTTCTGGGGTTACCTGGGAATCCGAAGCAAGAAAAAACGGATCATCATGGTCGGCGCTGTTATGGTAATCCTTGTTTCATTGTCGCGGTTATATCTTGGCGTCCATTATCCGGGCGATGTGACCGGGGGTATTATTTTTGGTCTCATGGTCGCATTTATTTCACACAAAGGAGAGCCGAAAATGCTCAAAATAATTAATGAACAAAGTCTCAATTCAAAATATCTTATTGCTTTGTTTCTCCCGTTAATACTTATTTTAGCAGCATCTTTGCAGGGAAGTCTTTTGGAACAACAGATCGAATTGGGGCTTGTAATGGCTTCTATAGGAGTAGGTTATTTATTGGAGGAGGAAAAGATCGGATTTAAAGATGCGAAAAATAAGGAACAGAAGGTTAGGAGGGCATCTATTGGCATTTTATTTTTGGGCTCGATTTACTTAATTTCATGGATATTATCCTTAACATTTCCTGTTTTTGCATATGTAAAATATGTTGCACTTGGATTTTCATCAGTTTTTTTTGTCCCCTGGGTATTTGTGAAGATGGAAGAACAGAAGAGACTTTTCTACAGATAG
- a CDS encoding bifunctional precorrin-2 dehydrogenase/sirohydrochlorin ferrochelatase: MSDFLPLMLDLKEKEVIIFGGGEVGERKASLFCEHAIVTVISKEFTSGLNRFYELGKIKSIKVKDITEKDILSYLKKAFIVIPATNDAVFNERIAKIARDEGKFVNRVDDIGDIIVPSVIRRGDIVIGISTAGQSPALSKYIRQKVEEVITPEFAQMSGLQNEIREILKSSVDDRKKRKEILWNIINDDVVWKGFEESYQKAFIAASKHIR, from the coding sequence ATGAGTGATTTTTTACCTCTTATGCTTGACCTTAAGGAAAAAGAGGTCATAATTTTTGGAGGTGGAGAAGTAGGTGAGCGGAAAGCATCTCTTTTTTGTGAACATGCTATAGTGACTGTCATAAGCAAGGAATTTACATCAGGATTGAATAGATTTTATGAGCTGGGAAAGATAAAATCGATAAAAGTTAAAGATATTACCGAAAAAGACATTCTCTCTTACCTGAAAAAAGCCTTTATTGTAATTCCGGCTACCAATGACGCTGTATTTAATGAGAGAATAGCAAAAATCGCAAGAGATGAGGGAAAATTTGTAAATCGTGTGGATGATATCGGAGATATTATAGTCCCGTCAGTTATCAGGCGGGGCGATATTGTGATAGGTATTTCCACAGCAGGCCAGAGTCCTGCCCTTTCAAAATATATTCGCCAAAAAGTAGAAGAAGTGATAACACCTGAATTTGCACAAATGTCAGGGCTTCAAAATGAAATCAGGGAAATATTGAAATCCTCTGTGGATGACCGGAAAAAACGCAAAGAGATCTTATGGAATATAATTAATGATGATGTTGTTTGGAAAGGATTTGAAGAATCATATCAAAAAGCATTTATTGCTGCATCAAAGCATATAAGGTAA
- the mobB gene encoding molybdopterin-guanine dinucleotide biosynthesis protein B, giving the protein MGSSKTGKTRLMEELIKELKVRGLRVGTLKYHKHGDFEMDVEGKDTWKYALAGADTVAISSSVKFALIKNENVTTDIDEICKNYFGDTDVVLADGFTQSDKPRIIVVEKERDATIFERGCRVIAVTDEKINDMDIIIEKVLEFLDRTESK; this is encoded by the coding sequence GTGGGAAGCAGCAAAACCGGAAAAACAAGGTTAATGGAAGAATTGATAAAAGAATTGAAAGTCCGGGGTCTGCGGGTAGGCACCTTAAAATATCACAAACATGGTGATTTTGAAATGGATGTTGAGGGCAAGGATACATGGAAATATGCCCTGGCCGGGGCTGATACTGTTGCTATATCCTCATCTGTGAAATTTGCACTTATCAAAAATGAAAATGTCACGACTGATATTGATGAGATTTGTAAAAACTATTTTGGCGACACGGATGTTGTTCTGGCAGACGGGTTCACTCAATCCGATAAGCCACGGATAATCGTAGTGGAAAAAGAGAGGGATGCAACAATTTTCGAACGCGGATGCAGGGTTATAGCGGTTACGGATGAAAAAATCAACGATATGGATATTATTATAGAAAAAGTGCTTGAATTCCTGGATCGTACAGAGTCAAAATAA